The DNA region TGTGGTCGGATGCACTACCAACTGGGTAAAGAACCCAGCACTAAGTTTTTATAAGCTGCCGAACCGAAAAGCAGAGCCTTTAAGAAGACAAAATTGGATACAGGCAATAAGACGTGAGGCATCAGCAGGAAGAATGGGAAAACTGTGGGATCCTGACACTCAGTACGCTTACGTGTGCAGCAAGCATTTTGTCACTGGTAAGTCAAATATTCAGTTTTAGGCTAACTATATTTCTGTAAGTTAAGCTAAAGCATTTTGACAGTAGAGGGGAATGTGGATAAATCAGAAAGCTATGCAGTATTACATTTCCAAGTGCCTTCGCTTACTATAGTAACATTTCTCCGAGAAAAGCGAGGTAAGGAGAAGGGACACTGAGATAAACCCACAATATTGAGTTTGTCAATATACCTTTTCCTCTCTGGTAGACATGGGGTGCTAAAATAATCCTTTGACATGCTGAAATCTAAtgtttttagctagctacaggCATTTTGTCAGCATCTCAGCCCTTGGATGCATATTGTGGCACTGATTGTTTTACCTTCCGGTGGGCGTGGTTTTCAGAGTATGACGCATTCTTACTCTGTCTCTATAGGTGTCTTACCACATCATCCAAACTTCAACCCTTTATTGTATAATTGTGAAATGATCTAATAAAGCCATGTGTCCTTTGTGACCCAGCTCCCCCTGTACTGTACCTACCCCCTGGTTCTTGCGGAGCTGTCTGCTCTTGTCGGTGGTGGCTCCCTGGTAAAACCAGCGCAGTatcatctcctcctccaggaTCTCCAGCTGGTACATGTTCATCAGGACCTGGATAGGAAAAACACCCACAGCACCTTCAGCACCAGGCTTGATGTATAAACTGCAGAATTACATGGTTCCTGATGTTCAATGACCAACATCTTTTCTTGTAACCTGAGTTCAACCTTTATAAGAGTCAGCAGATTACTGAGTGTACATGGTAGTGCTGATTGACCCTGACCTTGACCATAGCAGCCCAGTGACTCTCCTTCTCCAGGAAGTGTTCCtcaaaggcagagagacagtctAGATGGTCCTGTGATCTCTTCACATAGTTCTTAAACACCGGCGCCCATTTCTTCAGTAACTGAGAGGAGGACAAAGACAAAAGTCAAAACTAAATTGAGGATATGTATTTCTATCATATCTACACTTAACATGTATgtgctgtaaaaaaacaaaaaattaaaaaaacgtATTTACAGGTAGGAGCAGAGCAACATATTGTGATGGGGTAATCTGTGGGCCCTGCTGCTGGAAAGGGTACTCCAGCACCACTCTGGTTAAAATCTGCATCACCTCCTTCAGACTGATATTGTAGGCGTACCTGAAAAGAAAGAGTGTGTCAAACTGAATGTGCAAAAACAATCACTTTGACAGAGAGCCATAGAACTGCAGGCAATGTGAAGTTCCCCCTTACTTGAGAGAGTTGATCTCAAGTACAAGATTGTCACAGCTGATGTTTTCCTCCAATCCTCTCTGCAGAGTCCCCAGCACCTCCATCTGGAAGACTACACATGAACAGACCAAAGAAGAAGAGtcagaaaggaaaggaaaaagaaataacCCTATTTTGCAGGTTTGttatttcctaataatttttCCTAGAAAGAACTGTGTAATTTGGTAGTAATTATTATAAGTTTAGTTAGTTGTCTTGGGTTTAAAAGCAAATGTTGATTTCCAGAGGAAACACCCGTTTAAATCCtagtaaatattcattcattatttatttattatgggAAACTTTATTCTCCATATATGTAAAATGGTGCCTATAACACAAATGTCCcctttttgcatgttcagctgacctgatATGCACTGACTGAAAGACTTTAGGTTAAGCTAGCTTAACGATTTTCACTGTAATTAGTACtaaattacatagttctttgCAGGAAACTTCCTTTGAGATTATTAGGAATTTACAGCACCTTAAAATGATGTGTTGGCAGATAGAAAGTCAGATGAAATTATATTCCTAAATTACCTAAAACAGAGGCAGCAAAAGATAATGAATGCAAATGTAATAGCTTTTGTGCTCTGGTACAGACTTTATTCTGTGAGCATAGAATGATTATTTTAAGGAAAAGGCCCagggaattttttttaatggctttttcatgaaaaatgttattctgatttttttataatatttgtcTAAAGGTTTGAACAGCTGGTGCTCAGAGCCACCATCTAATGCAATGAGTGTGTGAAACAGGgctaaaacaattagttgattaattgactcAGAAAAATTGAGATGAGCTccatattctgacattttataaacaaggAGTACATTAATAAAGTTGCAGCCTTTAAGTGATTAATGCATTCCATTCGGGTATGTAATGTATTTGTAAAACACATTATCAAATTTCCTGATGTTCTGTCTAAATTTCAACCTTCTATTACAGTGAAGTACAACTGTTTTTGTGAGAGTAATTACATAAATCAGAGGATGACTAAAATCACTGGTTTTGTGGTTGGTATTTTGTCTCTTTGGCCAGTAGGGGGCAGGTCATATGGTTCCACAAACAGGTGAAATTAACAACTCTCACCTTTGACATCATCCATCTCAGGGGAGGGGATCACTGGATCGTCAGGACCATCAGGCTCGCTGTCCTCACTTTCACTCTCAGGGTCAGGGTTCAACACCAAACCTGTTGCACAAGAAATAAAAGCCAGGCTGTTGACATGGACTACAGCATCATGGGAAATGCCAGTTTTACTGACTCTGTGATAAACTTTACAAGCCGGCCAAGCTGCTATCCTACCCCAGAGACACTGCAACAGCTCTTCATCCTCTGTGTCATCCAGACTGCTGGCCTTCCAGATGTAGCCTTTTCCCTCTGCTCCTACCTCTGCTGGGTTGAATACTGGAGGACAGAAGGAAACAAAGCTCATTACCAGAAACATTTAAGagttttgttcatttatgtATACATCAGTACACAGTCAATACACAcctttcagtttggttttgtctTTACTGTGACCAACCTCGGCATCGTCACTCAGGAATTCATCATcatcctcgtcctcctcctcctcatctggATGGTGCATGGACACCACAGTGCCCTCGGATAGAGAGATGTTTGGTCCAATCACCACCTTGAAAACAGTTCCCAGAAAATTAAGTGATGAGATAGAGAAAGTCATAGATTTCACCAAATGTTTGCTAGTGCCGTTGTTCACAATGGAGTGGTGGAGAATCATCTTGGCAAACAGAAAGCGatggataataataattttttttttaaaagaaaaaagatctcTCTCCTACAGAGTAAAGTGCAAACACATTGTCCAAAAAAGCAGGACTCTTCTAAACCTAAACCTACTAACAGTGTTACATGACTTTTACTACATACAGTCCTCAATATCTGTTCTATTAGCTCTTTGCATGAACTTTCCCAACATGCAAAGTTCTCCAGTACAGCATTAACAGTGTTCTGTAAACtcacaaatattacatttgataTATCAGCTTTTAactagaaaacattttaaagagggTTTACGTGTGCTGGCGAATACAAACTTGcagttgaaacatttgaaacagaTTTAATGTTGGAATGTGTTGAGTTTTTGTAGCTTTTGAAACAACGTAAAAATGTCAGCTCAAGTGGAAGCGTTGGAGACATCTCAAGTGTGTTCATGCAAAGTCTCTCAGAGCATCTTTAACATGGACAGCAGTTCTGCAAACTCACAAATGAGCTTTTAACTAATTactagggctgaaactaacgattattttctcggTTAATCGATttgttgtttggtctataaaatgtcagaaaatggtgaaaaatgtctatCAGTTTCCCAAAGCCAAGATGacgtcctcaaatgtcttgttttgtccacaacccaaagatattcagtttactgtcatagaggaGTAAAGAAACCAGATGATGATAACATATACATTGCTTACATTATACGCCAGGACACACTGTTTACTCAGCGTCACCCCTTCTTTGACCTCAGCCTTGTCGCAGACCACAGATTGGCTGATCATCACGTTACTGGCAATGTGAACATTACTCCAGATGTAGGCATGGTCCAGGATTACATTGTCACctgttgcaataaaaaaaaagggggactGTTAACACCACTTTTATTACATACTTATATATCATCTCCtactttcaaacacacacaaatcagcaCTTGCAGTTTGGGATGGTGCTGGTCAGGGAGCTCACCTATGGTGCAATTGTTACCGATGACACTGTTAGAAATGTAGCAGTTAGCGCCGATGCTAGTGTCACAGCCAATGAGAACGTTCTCCTCCATCTGGCTGCCGTGGCCCAGGCTGACTCCGGACCCTCGGTAGACGTTGTGGCGAGAATACGTGCAGCTCCGTCCCTTCTGGTCAATGAAGTTGGACTCGGGGGTGAGCGGGTAGACCCACCGCCGCACGAGGTCCGACGACACCGAATCATACATGAGAAGGTTGGACACTCGGACGCCGTAACCATCCTTGGTGGCATGCATGTGTATCTGGTTGCCCAGAATCtaagcagaaataaaataaatgatggctTAGGCTGCACTAAATGGCATTTGTAGCATAACATgaatttcaataaaaataacTATGGCTGTGTAGTACCTCTTCATTGACCAACATCCCTCTGACAAAGTCATTCCTAGTTTGGTAGTCAAAATTGTCAGTGAAGAGCTCAGCAACCTGAAAAAGTTGGAAAAACCTTGTTACCTCAATAAGTAATGATGAGTTCAATAGCTCCTGTCTCTGTTTGGACACTAACCTGTGGGGAGCAGATACTGATATGACAGTCCAGGAGGTCATGTCTGATTTCAAACTCGTCACTTCCACTGTGGAAAATGTTCTGCGAAACAAACAGGAGCGAATGTCATTCATCAATCCAAAGCCCGAGTAAGTTaaagatttgaaaaaatgtgaaactcTTACCATGGGGAACTGTAGCCTCTTCAGCCCTTGTGTTTTCTGGTAATGTAAAATCCGCTGGCTCTTGCTGTCCATAGCAACAATGACATCATCTTCCTCACAGCGGGACCTGTGACCTGGCGATGATTCCTTGAAGATCATCGTCATCACGGATATGTTCTTGTCCATCTTTCTACGATGCCTGTGCATAAGCAAAATGACACTGAATATTAGGGCAACCCAGACCTTGGGATCTCTAATATTGTCATTCCTCCTgactatataaaaaaagacttaGATAATCTCTTACCTGTGCTCTTGCAGTGCTTGACTGATGTCAATATTCGATACAACATCTCCGTAAACCAACACGAAGTCCGAGCGCACAAGAGACTTTGCATCAACATCCCTGAGCACATCCCCCAGGGAGCGGTACAGTTCCGAGGTGATGATGTGGACTGTGTTTGGAGAGGTGGGTCGACACCACTTCGACTTCCTGTCAGACACAGCCACAGGTCAACATCTTTCATTGAGACCAATTTGCACAGATGTGGATAATCCCACAGCATTGGGGAAACTTACAGCAAGTGTTCCTTGATTTTACTGGACATCCAGCAGCAGAAGACAAATGTTTCCTGCACCCCAGTGGAAGTGAGGAACTCCAGGGTGTAGTCGATGATGGCAACATTACCCAGCGGCAGCAAAGCCTGTCaacaatgacaatgtgacagATGACGTGAGTGGAGTAACGTTAACTGCACAGCCTCTTGGTGGAAACTGAAAATAAGTCACCAAGcattataaaacaaaagcaacacaaCAGCTCAATCAAGGGCTTAAAGGTGACATGTTTAGAGATGTTAAAATGGTTTCCTCAGTGTCAGTGCAGCCCTGTCACTGTTTACAGCATGGACATTAGTTAGCTACCAATTAGCGGtccagttagcttagctcgcTGCCTACCCTCGGCTGGTCTTTGGTCACCGGGAAAAACCTCCGGTTGAAGCTGTCGGCGACTAAAACAGCCTGCAGCggctgctcctcttcctcctgttcaCCTGCACCTTTTCTACCTGAAAAGCCAGAGCCCGAACGACTCTGTTTCCCCCCTTTACCAGCCATGTTTGACTCCCAAGCGCTAACCAACTCTGTCGTCAGAAACTTCTACGGTGGCTGTGGTGGGGCAATCTTCTTTTCGCGGTTGTAGTCCAACGGGTGTTTGTACGCCGAGTCTTAGATTCAGAGTGCATTTGTTTACCTTGTTTGATTCCATCGGGATAATACAAAGTTATGATGGTAATTACAGAAAAGTATTTCATGAATCTACAAACAGGGATATAGCCAGGTTTTGAGGTCAAGTCCCCCTCCCCATGGAACTTACCAAATATATAGTCTCTAACATGCCTTTTCATATTATATGTTAATTTTTTAATCATATTGTctataaatgtcattttctaaCATGAGGCTCAAAATCTTGTTTAAAATCCTTCCTCACACTGACTGGAATATAATTGTGGTGAAAAAatacttgatttattttttgttggcCTAAAAAAGTAACcaaatgttgtaaatatgtaccGACGAGTAAACACACTGAAAGAATAATTGGGAGATGCTTTCTTGCAACTATAATCcatatcttttttaaatattattagtACATTTCTCACAGTAAACTACATGTATTATCTTAGATGAGACTTTCTTAATAGTTTGTAATTATTTAGTTTATAATATCATTATAAATCTTCCAAGCTTTATGCCTATGTATttcgttaaaaaaaaaaaaaacagaccagaAATACTCTGATGATGAGCAAAGGTTTTTGAGTTTGTCTTGACTGGTCTTTGGCCGCCATATTCACTACAAATGTTAAATTACAGTCAGCCTACACAAAATTTATATCCAAGTAAAACATTTGAAGTTTTCAACCCCagttgaaaaacatgtttaaaatgtatcttcTTTCTATAATAAGAAAGCATAAAGATACCTATGAGGTTTACACAAATCCATCTATCCATGACTATTAGTGCAGCTATGGTAGCAGAGGACAGTCATACAGTACATCACTCACCAGtcataatgttttaatgaaacatAGTTAGTgctttattattagttttattttcataatgagTTTTACCATCACTGGTCAACATAGGTTGCATCATAGTTCAACCCTGCAcataacatatttttttcagaattaCTTTATTGCAGAAAGACTCAGTTACTGAACATCTGAACAAACATGTTTAACTTTAACAGAGACAAAAGCATCTGGCTCTTGCCGTCCAACAGTTTAGACAAGAACGTTCATTCACTGTTCTGTGAAAGCTcaacagtttttcattttgttctcagCCACCTCAGATTGTAAAACACATTACACTGCCAGAAAAAGAGTAACTATTGGTGGTGTTTGGTTATCTTCACGGCATGCTCCAACACGGAGTCATGACGCAGGGTTTTGGATGTCCAGGAAGCTGGAATTCCCTCGAGTCCAATCTGTGAGAATTaaaatagcacatttcataAATCATGAGACATACAATACTGGCATAACATTAAACATAATGAATGTAAGGTTAGCACACAGTCATACCTGAGCCCCAAGACAGGCTCCGATGAAGGATCCTCTGCTGCAGGTGCAACCCCCGCAGCTCATGGTATCTCTGACAGCCTGCTCGTAGTGCTTGGCTGTCAGGACTCCATGCAGCGCTGCTTGGAACGCACCTGGCAAACCTGAAAGAACATCAGCACCAGATGTGAACGGCATGAAGGCGTTTTAACTGGTTGTCTTGTAAATGACAGCTGCGTAAGTTACAGGTAGTAATCGATTACTGATCTTTGCTCATTAAAAGTACGACTTAGTGATGAGAAAGGTTAAAACGAGCTTCGTGAGGATACCTCATGTGTTTGGAAACACAGTGGGGATTAGCTCCTGAGGAGTCTTTGATAAATTCTCcttcacctgatgaatgtgccCTGGAATCAATCACAGAAGAAGGTCAACCCATAGTCactcaaatatattttaaaaaatgccatATGTACAAATGTAAAGTTACATAAATGTATCTTTAGACTGAGGAATGTAGTCACGGGCGATGTTAAAGTCTGCTCAAATGATTACAAACATAGTAACTATTCAGTATATTAAACTAGCACAAAATGAGGAAGGGTACACCCTTTAATCCCCTGACTCAGTCCCATGACTTTGGTGTAGTGATGAAGCAACAATGCTGCAGGCCTCACATACCAATGACTGCTTTGTCCAGATCCTGGGGCTGCTTTCTGTTCGGGTCACTGAGCTGATCGAGCACCGAGTCCAAGGCTTTTGGATCAGGACCGTTCAGGATGAAATACTCCAGGAACCTGGAAAATAAGTCAACGTTCAAtccattatttatttcaattttagTCTGATCCCCATCTGCGCTTggtgtttttttacataaatggAGTGAGTTAATTTAACCATTGGATCTGCTTCTGCACACCTGAATTGTAGATGCTTGAGTTTGAGGATTCCTGCTGCTCTCTGGCAGAGATAATGCTGGGGACATTTACATGCAActttacatttcaaattttatGTTGATTTATGTTTATAACGCATGTCAATAAATAATTAAGCAAACAATAACTATATTTAAAGAGTTTATTTTGAGGATTTAAACCATGTTGTAAGTAAAGCTGTGCTGCATTTACACTGATGATGCATCAGCATTACTGATGGGATGGCAAAAAgcattcaaaaaataaataacaaaaagacATATCTGGAATTCAACTCTCTGTCAGCAGAGACACTTAAGTATATATGTTGATATTATATTTCacaatgtatatattttttaagtattGGGGGGTATGTTTGCCATTATCTTGATAGTGGACATTAGAGAGGTAACAGGACATgagtggagacagagagatggcaTGACATTGCGACTTCCCGTATATAACATATTTTAAGTATCGACATGACAAGTACATTCTAATACTATGTATGCCCTCCTTCaagagtgtttgtgtttattccaCCATCACAGATGTGGCCTTTGTGTGCCTGTATTTGGTCAACTGTAATAAAGTACATTTGTGTCCTACTGCATCTACTTTCTACTGCATCGAGAGTGTCATTGGTGTCAGTGCTGATTACCAGGTAAAATGTCTTTGCAcctgtttgatttttttggcatttagtAGTTGTTTCAGATCCAAGATTTAGAAATGAACAGTATTGTCATCAgtaacagaaagtgaaaagttAGAGCAAATTGATGTATATGGAAAACTGACCTTGCAGCTGCCAGAGTCTCTGCCACACATGCATCATTGTTCTGGGTGACACGGACTGCCTGCTCAACCTTTTCCAGCATGTCAGGCTTTCCTGCGTAAAAAGCCACTATCGGTGCCAGTTTGGCTATTCCATCAACCTGACAGTCGTTCTCACAGCCTGTGGCAAATACAACACATTAGTTAGAGCTGTTTATCTTAGTTAAGTCTTAGTCATTGTAATGAAATTACTGCAGATGTACCTGTCTCCTCTTTGCCTGCATCCACATTCTTCAGAAAGCTCTTCAAACTCCCATGTCTCCATGGTCCCTCGATAGGCAGCTGAGGTCTCGGCCCTGGTATTCACAAGGACAAACACAACATCATCAGCATTCCCACCTTTCCACTAAGTGAAAAGAGGTGAATTGATTCTTCAGCAACAGCATGAAAGATAGTTTTcctacctcctctctctctgtaaggATCGTTGACAGGCGTGTCATATTCTGATCCAGGCCCAAAGAATTTCAGTGTACGCTGCTTCAGATCGTCAACATTTAGATCTGGCCAAACAGGTTAATAGGCAAACATAAACCTCACACTGTTAAGGCACACAATCATGATAAGTAaattgtgagcagtttcatgtaggaactattttctttctacagatacacacatgaaactgctcacaacaaggtctgtggattatctcgagtaaccgggtcatgatgagtctggaaagagacattgctgttttttcaaatgtatttttttggcactttgagcaccacaagccgagtgccatccaGTTCCGTTATATTccagagaaggcagacatctctacggctgatatcttcaaaactcggcaactcacacaaaaacaatctagatggataaatagcactacaggtaagaggaaaaatatgtatttttgatttttgaggGGTCTAATGTGCAGATAATTCAGGTGTGGGGAGGATGGGTATGCTGCATGTCCCGAAAAGATGTGGAGATCATCACCCTGCTATTGAGTCATCTCGACAGGTTTAATTATAGTGTCAACAATGATGGGAAGTGCACACTTTGaggctttattttctttcagatGTAAAAGTTTGACGTGACCATGAGGCAGTCTATTGGGTACCTCCACATTCAGACAAGGACTCCAGCAGGACAAACGCCTGGTCTCCATAGCAGCTCTGCTGGCCCGTCTGCCTCCTGTAGAAAGGGTTGACCGACTCAGAGCGGAACTCAGGGTTTGGATCCTGAGCCAGAATCCCCTGCAGCTTCTGGAGGTCGTACACCCAGTGGAGGGGCTGCGCTGTAGGGGACAAGTCATCAGGTCAATTTAATTCTGATCAGAACCAGAAGTCCCTTGAAATTAAATGGCTAGCTGAGTATGGTAAAGGTGCGACAACATGCAAAAGTATTGTCTTCAAGGTCAAAGACTCAGATGATAGCAAAAAACTAGAATCTCAGCAGAAAAGAGCTTACTAATGTTAAggctctttgtttttttaccttaaGGCAGTTTACTGAGTGTACAGATACAACTTAACTCTACAGTATGATAGATTTTTTACTATTATAACCTGCTGCATCTGCCACAGCTGATCCTACGACGGCTCCTATCGCTCTGTTGGCCAGAGATGCAGCCATCTGTAAAAACAAGTATTGGAATTTAGGAGAATggttattattttttgattaaaaaacCCCAgaagttattattgttattagagctgaaactgtAAATTAACTGATcaccagaaaatgtatttgcaacaattttcataatcaattaatcgtttagttcTACTACTTGTCCTACAACCTGTCGGGTAATATCGACTTGACTTGATATTACCCGACAGGTTGTGTGCGTCTTGAATACAATTGGTTTAACAGATTAATAGATATTAGCTCGGTGTGAGGTATCTTTTAGCAGTAACGTTAACTACCGTCAGTACCGCATGCCTTGATTCCAGCACTGTTCAAGAGATAGCGGTACTTTGAAACATTGCAGACTGCTAGCTAACGTAAGCTAGTTATTTAGCGTAGGCTAAATATAGGGCTGGCATTGAGAAGTCTTACCTTAAACTCAGTATAATATAGCCTTTACGTAAGAACTGAAACCCCGCTCGTACTGCAGTTTGTTTCAACACTTGGC from Siniperca chuatsi isolate FFG_IHB_CAS linkage group LG13, ASM2008510v1, whole genome shotgun sequence includes:
- the eif2b5 gene encoding translation initiation factor eIF-2B subunit epsilon, coding for MAGKGGKQSRSGSGFSGRKGAGEQEEEEQPLQAVLVADSFNRRFFPVTKDQPRALLPLGNVAIIDYTLEFLTSTGVQETFVFCCWMSSKIKEHLLKSKWCRPTSPNTVHIITSELYRSLGDVLRDVDAKSLVRSDFVLVYGDVVSNIDISQALQEHRHRRKMDKNISVMTMIFKESSPGHRSRCEEDDVIVAMDSKSQRILHYQKTQGLKRLQFPMNIFHSGSDEFEIRHDLLDCHISICSPQVAELFTDNFDYQTRNDFVRGMLVNEEILGNQIHMHATKDGYGVRVSNLLMYDSVSSDLVRRWVYPLTPESNFIDQKGRSCTYSRHNVYRGSGVSLGHGSQMEENVLIGCDTSIGANCYISNSVIGNNCTIGDNVILDHAYIWSNVHIASNVMISQSVVCDKAEVKEGVTLSKQCVLAYNVVIGPNISLSEGTVVSMHHPDEEEEDEDDDEFLSDDAEVGHSKDKTKLKVFNPAEVGAEGKGYIWKASSLDDTEDEELLQCLWGLVLNPDPESESEDSEPDGPDDPVIPSPEMDDVKVFQMEVLGTLQRGLEENISCDNLVLEINSLKYAYNISLKEVMQILTRVVLEYPFQQQGPQITPSQYVALLLPLLKKWAPVFKNYVKRSQDHLDCLSAFEEHFLEKESHWAAMVKVLMNMYQLEILEEEMILRWFYQGATTDKSRQLRKNQGLQKFIQWLEEAEEEEGE
- the LOC122887173 gene encoding crystallin J1A-like; this translates as MAASLANRAIGAVVGSAVADAAAQPLHWVYDLQKLQGILAQDPNPEFRSESVNPFYRRQTGQQSCYGDQAFVLLESLSECGDLNVDDLKQRTLKFFGPGSEYDTPVNDPYRERGGPRPQLPIEGPWRHGSLKSFLKNVDAGKEETGCENDCQVDGIAKLAPIVAFYAGKPDMLEKVEQAVRVTQNNDACVAETLAAARFLEYFILNGPDPKALDSVLDQLSDPNRKQPQDLDKAVIGHIHQVKENLSKTPQELIPTVFPNTUGLPGAFQAALHGVLTAKHYEQAVRDTMSCGGCTCSRGSFIGACLGAQIGLEGIPASWTSKTLRHDSVLEHAVKITKHHQ